The Acaryochloris sp. CCMEE 5410 DNA window TTTGATGTTCGAGCGTCACTCTATCAACTAGTGGGAACGGATCTCACTCAGATTCATGGGATTGGCCCTTATCTAGCACTGCGATTAATTTCAGAGTGTGGGGTTGACCTCAGTCGGTGGCCGACAGCTAAACATTTCACCTCATGGCTAAGACTGTCACCCGGAAGCAAAAAATCAGGTGGCAAATTGCTCTCTGCTTACTCCGGTAAGACAACCAACCGAGTAACGGACGAGCTGCAGTGGCTGTTGGGCGAACTAATAAGGCTCTGGGCGCTTTCTATCGCCGCCTAGCTGCGCGAATTGGAAAGGCGAAAGCCGTGACGGCCACAGCACGCAAACTCGCTGTGCTCTTTTACAATGCAGTCCGCTATGGCATGGACTATGTAGATCCTGGTGCAGATCAATACAAGCAAAAATACCGCCAGCGGGTTCTTAAAAACCTCCATCGTAAAGCAGCCGAATTCGGATTTAAGCTTAAATCCATTGGTACAGGGGATTGTGTTTCTTAGGAAAGCAGCAACCTTCTTTGCTACGGGTGGTCCGGCTCATGGCACAGCTGGGGATTTGTGCCCAAGTGAAACGTCCATTCAAAGTCACCACTGATTCTGAGCATGATGGGCCGATTGCCCCGAATATCCTAAATAGGACGTTTACGACCGAGGAGCCTGACCAAGCTTGGGTTGAAGATATCACCTATATCTCGACCCATGAGGGATGGTTATACTTGGCCGTGATTATTGACTTGTTCTCTCGACGGGTGGTGGGTTGGTCCATGGCTGAGCATATGCGCACACCATTAGTTCTCAATGCCCTAAAGGCTGCCTTAGGACAACGGATACCCGCACAGACTGGATTAATCTTTCATTCTGACCGAGGCTGTCAATATGCCAGTGGGGACTATCAACAGGCTTTAATCAAGAAGGGAATAACTTGTAGTATGAGTCGTCGAGCCAATTGCTGGGATAATGCGGTGGCTGAAAGTTTTTTTGGGACCCTTAAAACTGAGTTAATTTATCCCACAACCTTCACTAATCGAGCGATAGCTAAGACGACTATTTCAGAATGGATTGAGGTGTTCTACAACCGACAACGACTGCATTCAACCATTGGATATTGCGCCCCTGTCCAATTTGAAGAAAATTACTGGAGGACACTCAATCAAACACTCGCAGCTTAAATGAACTGTCCACTTTTTCGAGTAAAGGTCACTTACATCTTGGATGCTTTACC harbors:
- a CDS encoding IS3 family transposase; its protein translation is MVRLMAQLGICAQVKRPFKVTTDSEHDGPIAPNILNRTFTTEEPDQAWVEDITYISTHEGWLYLAVIIDLFSRRVVGWSMAEHMRTPLVLNALKAALGQRIPAQTGLIFHSDRGCQYASGDYQQALIKKGITCSMSRRANCWDNAVAESFFGTLKTELIYPTTFTNRAIAKTTISEWIEVFYNRQRLHSTIGYCAPVQFEENYWRTLNQTLAA